In Erigeron canadensis isolate Cc75 chromosome 1, C_canadensis_v1, whole genome shotgun sequence, a single window of DNA contains:
- the LOC122604155 gene encoding E3 ubiquitin-protein ligase WAV3-like: MMGGSKKKKEQVIKRAARKLLHTCGGSFPSFRQSPIPTTTTTTTLMKEDADEGVTISFNNNNDDVNSPKPNHHPTTEPADLTTTSSSKTMCAICLEALNYSTSCTGQGQAIFTAQCSHAFHFDCIASNVRHGGVTCPICRAQWTHLPRNLKIPPCSFLYGNQSDDPILQILDDSIATFRVHRRSILRSARYDDDDPIEPSHSLNHSRLHLSILSEPLSHQTTGYSSSSLSPEPSYGASLCVRLAHQPAMDLVLVACPNGPHLRLVKQSMALVVFSLRPVDRLAVVTYSSAAARVFPLRRMTSYGKRAALQVIDRLFYMGQADPVEGLKKGVKVLGDRAYENPQSCILHLSDSPTRSYLGFDTEVAVQIHRFHVGFSFGISNGFVMHEFEEFLGRVLGDKIRDVQLRIREDGRIVRLGELRGGEERRIPLNMTENGNVCVEYTYVEDGVRECMRTGEVMVGSGEKTEIDDDCGVASEDGRSSNAGSWDYHDPYMARRWAKHLHAYRL; encoded by the exons atGATGGGTGGAtccaagaagaagaaggaacaAGTGATAAAGAGAGCAGCTCGGAAGTTGCTCCATACTTGCGGCGGCTCTTTCCCATCTTTCCGGCAATCTCCCATacccactaccaccaccaccaccactttaaTG AAAGAGGATGCGGATGAGGGGGTAacaatttcttttaataataataatgatgatgttaATTCTCCTAAACCTAATCATCACCCAACAACAGAACCAGCAGATCTAACTACCACCTCATCTTCCAAG ACCATGTGTGCTATATGTCTGGAAGCTCTGAACTACAGCACATCATGCACTGGTCAAGGCCAGGCTATATTTACAGCTCAATGCTCTCATGCTTTCCATTTTGATTGTATTGCTTCCAATGTTCGCCATGGAGGGGTGACCTGCCCTATTTGCCGTGCACAGTGGACTCACCTGCCTCGTAACTTAAAGATACCACCTTGCAGTTTCCTTTATGGCAACCAAAGTGATGATCCCATCCTTCAGATTCTTGACGACTCCATTGCCACTTTCCGCGTTCACAGGCGTTCCATTTTACGGTCAGCAcgttatgatgatgatgacccaATTGAACCCAGTCATAGTCTCAATCATTCTCGTCTTCATCTCTCCATTTTATCCGAGCCTCTATCTCATCAAACAACAGGCTATAGCTCGTCCTCGTTATCACCGGAACCTTCTTATGGAGCTAGTCTATGTGTAAGACTAGCACACCAACCAGCGATGGATTTGGTACTAGTCGCTTGCCCAAATGGGCCCCATCTTAGGCTTGTAAAGCAGTCAATGGCGTTAGTTGTTTTTTCACTTCGGCCAGTTGACCGTTTGGCTGTTGTAACCTACTCGTCTGCTGCAGCACGTGTCTTTCCTCTCAGGCGAATGACATCATATGGGAAAAGAGCAGCACTTCAGGTAATTGATAGGTTGTTTTACATGGGGCAAGCAGATCCAGTTGAAGGGCTAAAGAAAGGAGTAAAAGTATTAGGGGACCGAGCCTATGAAAACCCTCAATCATGTATCCTACACCTTTCAGACAGCCCAACAAGATCATATCTTGGGTTTGACACAGAAGTAGCAGTCCAAATTCATCGTTTTCATGTGGGATTTAGTTTTGGGATTTCAAATGGGTTCGTGATGCATGAGTTTGAGGAGTTTTTAGGTAGAGTTTTGGGGGATAAAATAAGAGACGTTCAGCTGAGGATCAGAGAGGATGGTAGGATTGTGAGGCTTGGTGAACTTAGAGGCGGGGAAGAAAGGAGAATCCCGTTAAACATGACTGAAAATGGGAATGTTTGCGTCGAGTATACCTATGTGGAGGACGGGGTGAGGGAATGTATGAGAACAGGGGAAGTGATGGTGGGATCAGGGGAAAAAACGGAGATTGATGATGATTGTGGCGTAGCAAGTGAAGATGGAAGGAGTAGTAATGCTGGAAGCTGGGATTACCATGACCCTTACATGGCTAGAAGATGGGCTAAACATTTGCATGCCTACAGACTATGA
- the LOC122595130 gene encoding uncharacterized protein LOC122595130: MTSSPSSFGNVSWGEDSGDKYLGYRRSLKDEAIVKLLQQMAKGKSVQSKHTAEETYLFDDHPAIVLEPCLRDETEYYLIYTTLPNGIVENRIVDGDGGIWETTILPRAITEYGRGIGKRQAFMYKPSHCSTSSWRMVMYSLDFGDRSDHVICKVFEALDSETAKAVRAAAEAEAYKIKLWQLRAAAQAEAQTSKKRLKDLRKEIEEAEENATNLVAARKEVARKGLIELRQIRASGNNENK; the protein is encoded by the exons ATGACATCCAGTCCTTCAAGTTTCGGTAATGTTAGTTGGGGTGAAGATTCAGGTGACAAATATCTTGGGTATCGTAGATCTCTCAAGGACGAAGCTATCGTGAAACTCCTACAACAAATGGCAAAAGGCAAATCCGTACAATCCAAACACACCGCTGAAGAAACTTACTTGTTTGATGATCATCCCGCCATTGTTCTTG AACCATGTCTCCGAGACGAAACCGAGTATTACCTGATTTACACTACTTTGCCCAATGGAATTGTCGAAAATCGGATAGTAGATGGAGATGGTGGCATCTGGGAGACAACCATTCTACCGCGGGCCATAACTGAATATGGTCGTGGCATCGGAAAACGTCAAGCATTCATGTACAAACCGAGTCACTGTAGTACGAGTAGTTGGAGGATGGTGATGTACAGCCTTGACTTTGGTGATAGG TCAGACCATGTCATCTGCAAGGTGTTTGAAGCTCTAGATTCCGAGACTGCAAAAGCGGTAAGGGCGGCTGCAGAAGCAGAGGCCTACAAGATTAAACTTTGGCAGCTTCGTGCAGCAGCTCAGGCTGAAGCccagacttcaaagaaaaggtTAAAAGACTTGCGGAAGGAGATAGAGGAGGCAGAGGAGAATGCTACTAATTTAGTGGCTGCACGGAAGGAGGTTGCCCGTAAAGGTTTAATCGAGTTGCGGCAGATCCGTGCTTCTGGTAACAATGAAAACAAGTAG